Proteins encoded by one window of Halobacteriovorax sp. GB3:
- a CDS encoding 7-carboxy-7-deazaguanine synthase QueE, translating to MKDYLINSIYRATEGEGVLIGSPQVFVRFQGCAIGCLNCDSKDTWDFDGELMDLEEIMLSVYQETFQGKIKRVSITGGDPLHPKHVPYVLELTKKLKDQGYFVNIEAAGTRVVPEIFELVDYISFDYKTPSTGVRTNPALIVKLANQYQNKFQIKSVIETREDFDQTVLAYNEVLSQVDHMTFPWCLTPSYNTEEEFPEARFIEVLKWNEAFGGMFRVIGQQHKWIFGPKKKQC from the coding sequence ATGAAAGATTATCTTATCAATTCAATTTATCGAGCAACGGAAGGGGAAGGGGTCCTTATTGGATCACCACAAGTTTTCGTTCGTTTTCAAGGTTGTGCTATTGGTTGTCTTAATTGTGACTCCAAAGATACATGGGACTTTGACGGTGAGTTGATGGATCTTGAAGAGATTATGCTTTCTGTTTATCAAGAGACGTTTCAAGGAAAGATCAAACGTGTTTCAATCACTGGTGGAGACCCTCTTCATCCTAAGCATGTTCCTTACGTTTTAGAGTTAACAAAGAAACTTAAAGATCAAGGTTACTTTGTAAATATTGAAGCGGCCGGAACACGAGTTGTACCAGAGATCTTTGAACTTGTTGATTATATCAGTTTTGACTATAAAACACCTTCGACTGGTGTTCGCACAAACCCTGCTTTGATTGTAAAGCTCGCTAATCAATATCAAAATAAATTTCAAATTAAGTCAGTCATAGAAACAAGAGAAGACTTCGATCAGACGGTTCTAGCTTATAATGAAGTTCTCTCTCAAGTCGATCATATGACGTTTCCATGGTGTTTAACGCCTAGTTATAATACTGAGGAAGAGTTTCCTGAAGCTCGATTTATTGAAGTTTTAAAATGGAATGAAGCATTCGGTGGAATGTTTCGTGTCATTGGTCAACAGCATAAATGGATTTTTGGGCCTAAGAAAAAGCAGTGTTAA
- a CDS encoding ABC transporter ATP-binding protein, translating to MQAKQNGLNRLWNHNKHLRQKITKACLYSILNKIFDLAPPLLIGLSVDIVVKKESSFLTRFIPVETVMEQLFVVAFLTLIIWGLESFFEYLLKIMWRNLAQTIQHELRIEAFSHVQHLEMAYFEDKSTGNLISILNDDVNQLERFLNIGANSLLQVMTTVIIIGCIFFSISPLVAAFSFLPIPLILWGSFYFQKKIQPLYKDVRNEVGLLSSILTNNLGGMSTVKSFVREKFEIERLEKQSIDYAKANSKAIKVSSSYSPLIRMVILCGFIATTLLGGWLTEKGTLEVGSYSILIFMTQRLLWPLTGLAETFDLYQRSMASIDRIFQLIDTPIQITGGENNHTKNLSETGISIKDLTFSYNDSGAILKNLNIEIAPGETVAFVGATGSGKSTLVKLLLRFYDPQVGSIKINNDDIKNLSLSELRSLFSYVGQDTYLFHGTVLENIRYGNPKATDEEVLVASKLAEAHDFISKLPQGLNTVVGERGQKLSGGQRQRISLARAILKEAPIFIFDEATSAVDNETEAAIQRSLDRITKERTTIMIAHRLSTVVGADRIFVLKDGQIIEAGNHHELLANRLSYFELWNVQTGALHEALS from the coding sequence ATGCAAGCAAAACAAAATGGCCTAAATAGACTCTGGAATCACAATAAGCACCTTCGCCAAAAAATAACGAAGGCCTGCCTCTACTCAATACTCAATAAGATTTTCGACCTTGCCCCACCTCTTCTCATCGGTCTATCCGTTGATATTGTCGTGAAAAAAGAGAGTTCTTTTTTAACGAGATTTATCCCTGTTGAAACAGTTATGGAACAACTTTTTGTTGTCGCTTTTTTAACGTTGATCATCTGGGGACTTGAATCTTTTTTTGAATACTTATTAAAAATTATGTGGAGAAATCTTGCCCAAACAATACAGCATGAACTTCGCATTGAGGCCTTTTCTCATGTACAGCACCTAGAAATGGCCTATTTTGAAGATAAGAGTACGGGGAATTTAATTTCTATCTTAAATGACGATGTTAACCAATTAGAGCGCTTTTTAAATATAGGAGCAAACTCTCTACTACAGGTCATGACCACAGTGATCATCATTGGTTGTATCTTCTTTAGTATCTCGCCTCTTGTTGCGGCCTTTTCCTTTCTTCCCATCCCACTTATTCTTTGGGGTTCTTTTTATTTTCAAAAGAAAATTCAACCGCTTTACAAAGACGTGCGAAACGAAGTTGGTCTCTTAAGCAGTATCCTTACCAATAACCTAGGTGGAATGAGTACAGTTAAAAGTTTTGTAAGAGAAAAATTTGAAATTGAAAGACTTGAAAAACAGTCAATTGATTATGCAAAAGCTAATTCAAAGGCCATTAAAGTATCTTCTAGTTACTCTCCTTTAATTAGAATGGTTATTCTTTGTGGTTTTATCGCAACGACACTTCTTGGAGGATGGCTTACTGAAAAGGGAACATTAGAAGTAGGCTCCTACTCTATTCTTATTTTCATGACACAAAGACTTCTTTGGCCTCTAACTGGACTCGCTGAAACTTTTGATCTCTATCAAAGGTCCATGGCCTCTATTGATCGCATATTTCAATTAATTGATACGCCTATTCAAATAACTGGTGGAGAAAATAACCACACTAAAAACCTGAGTGAAACGGGAATTAGTATTAAAGATTTAACTTTTTCTTATAATGATTCAGGAGCTATCTTAAAGAATCTCAATATTGAGATCGCCCCTGGTGAAACGGTTGCCTTTGTTGGTGCAACAGGTTCAGGAAAAAGTACGCTTGTTAAGCTACTTCTACGTTTCTACGATCCTCAAGTTGGTTCAATTAAAATCAATAATGACGATATTAAGAATCTCTCCCTATCCGAGTTGAGATCTCTTTTTAGTTATGTTGGACAAGATACTTATCTTTTTCACGGAACTGTTCTCGAAAATATTCGCTATGGAAATCCCAAAGCAACGGATGAAGAAGTTCTTGTCGCCTCTAAACTTGCAGAGGCCCATGACTTCATTTCCAAGCTTCCACAGGGGCTTAACACCGTTGTTGGAGAGCGCGGACAGAAACTCTCAGGCGGTCAAAGACAAAGAATCTCTTTAGCGCGAGCGATCTTAAAAGAAGCTCCTATTTTTATTTTTGATGAGGCCACAAGTGCAGTCGACAACGAAACAGAAGCGGCCATTCAACGCTCGCTCGATAGAATTACAAAAGAGCGAACAACA
- a CDS encoding DUF2786 domain-containing protein yields MHKEMNLTLKRDRFLWKNHLIPISFVVFEDEKKLGYFNSHLYQVAFNKTLMFNAKDSVLKDIIRHELAHFICHLIYKNTADAHGVEYRKICQSYGWGEEVYRAYMSISLANDKKEGDLKGERILQRIQKLMNLASSDNENESALATMKANELLLKYNLQSIASYEEDDNQEAYLERVLSGKRKNAKAQAIYEILTTFFVQPVFNHGQGQFYLEVIGQKVNVEIASYVAGFLDTELERLWERAKRENSNLKGQASKNTFMKSVAKGYVSKINEQKSHSGDSRALIVLEKDLKDKTAMVHGKMGFSYSKGSKYCPDSAKIGNKMGKSLSFKKGLQQSANSLKKLLSY; encoded by the coding sequence ATGCATAAGGAAATGAATCTCACTCTTAAAAGAGATCGCTTTTTGTGGAAAAATCACTTAATCCCCATTTCATTTGTCGTCTTTGAAGATGAAAAAAAACTAGGATATTTCAACTCCCATCTCTATCAAGTGGCCTTTAACAAAACACTCATGTTCAACGCGAAGGATAGTGTTTTAAAAGATATCATCCGCCATGAACTGGCCCACTTTATATGCCACTTAATCTATAAAAATACGGCCGATGCCCATGGAGTCGAATATCGAAAGATATGCCAATCTTATGGTTGGGGTGAAGAGGTTTATCGCGCCTATATGAGTATCTCTCTTGCCAATGATAAAAAGGAGGGAGATTTAAAAGGTGAAAGAATTCTTCAAAGAATTCAAAAACTCATGAATCTTGCAAGTTCTGATAATGAAAATGAATCAGCTCTAGCTACAATGAAGGCCAACGAGCTTCTGTTAAAATACAACCTTCAATCAATTGCCTCCTATGAAGAGGATGACAATCAAGAAGCTTATCTAGAACGAGTCCTTAGCGGGAAAAGAAAAAATGCCAAGGCCCAGGCAATCTATGAAATTCTAACAACTTTCTTTGTCCAACCAGTTTTCAATCATGGACAAGGTCAATTCTATCTCGAAGTGATTGGTCAAAAGGTAAATGTCGAGATCGCTTCCTATGTGGCAGGCTTTCTCGATACGGAATTAGAAAGATTATGGGAGAGGGCCAAAAGAGAGAACTCCAATCTTAAAGGACAGGCCTCAAAGAATACATTTATGAAATCTGTGGCCAAGGGCTACGTTTCAAAAATTAATGAACAGAAAAGTCATTCAGGTGATTCTAGGGCCTTAATTGTTCTTGAGAAGGACCTCAAGGATAAAACGGCCATGGTTCATGGGAAAATGGGATTCAGCTACTCAAAAGGCTCAAAATATTGTCCTGACAGTGCCAAGATTGGCAATAAAATGGGTAAATCGCTTTCATTTAAGAAAGGACTGCAACAAAGTGCCAACTCGCTTAAAAAGCTCTTAAGCTACTAG
- a CDS encoding zinc-dependent metalloprotease — translation MKKLTMLATLTMSALVLVGCAKDKPYDEVYKAPEVGSKGLYQITQKVTQKNGSVSDEPVKYLYVPMTMGTPREVPEAMPFYQGQEKIVRLQWSKDGLEVLEVEKDERFSDNDLNDTPVLTIPGNQLSYRCREDAYGECTNNEEVNSEQEWYDTTHFKPDFEGLKVKEVNELDVFALRSSCLSPNGTKLVDYEVQPGVINVELEKTYKVNKSWNCLWTNYIRDNFSYNGFKVRFFYSLVRLDKLASPGYKAVDYPTPDHDEFGYFKNEELVLKDDFDSQRKERKILLNRWNPERNNGELVYHLSDSFNKPENALLKKATYDTIEAMNNGLKKIGSPFTIKLEEPSGKKSGDLRYNMVVLIDDPLANGLLGYGPTVTNPQTGEIVQGHVNMYGGVLKAMTRSVYESAVDISIDEVNEKKGESVAQVRFAVAPSALGNLPESLAVSNIQTQKVPLPSQIQPLPTKQAPAVASKNAEVASSKMNVHAHSHALKGKLHNHDHHAFERRAQERISTTRDMRLDIAQSMNKEELDDFQKEVQKEQERLNHYAENNAYATEFFQVGGTAKVIYPELLAIADIKNEDGTLKRWNELSASQKSKATDIILVKSYRSTLVHEFGHNLGLRHNFMGSWDKENFYTKEEAKTELGLDDAPAYSSIMDYGFSQFNELNAFGKYDLAALRFAYKREVETKDGSIVKVKGAVSDLEKELKANGQELKSYQYCTDENAGLSSMCNRFDEGTSLVEIANHRIKRYKDYYKYRNFRDERLNFSTYGLGSYVVWRYIELSGIRDIFEEYEFFTTFFGKDLMAQGCSPQDTAQYPVCKQINDRLEATKIVGNFFMDVLKTPDHLCAVVNTADPRVVTEYKKLSEIYDDIKYTMSDKGRYDVVTSCFDEEVVAKLAEDSLVPVAENGKFLNSFRDTNPEYKYSSDIAVRGYWVDKVMAMRMLFKREWYRPSTDDEHMALVDLPFIYEDAKNVINHLAMGEPMNAPLPFTMADGQKVVLPYAIAKDYKINNPEDAFVWVKMFLGLPLTGKGNLIDTTLAQIEKSGVDYGEDYRDQAYLTANYASIRRLNIYLSLDQRPEGFSYLRTNDDRVYAANENNTVAYSMLSTINGKEVLDSANSELITKVLEQRMNPQAPAELTDAQKAYFSLDESWQVALINYANQGAQFTLEIFSQQFGAEQGPLLFEIYTAGAQAMSEVVTIKDQIANTPSSDEEKPLFDLPIALLYNYANGFITDALVDYYKAQLRVLPRHRYRNDDGTSVFSFL, via the coding sequence ATGAAAAAACTTACGATGCTTGCCACACTTACAATGAGTGCTTTAGTGCTTGTTGGATGTGCTAAGGACAAGCCTTACGATGAAGTTTACAAAGCTCCTGAGGTTGGTAGTAAAGGACTCTATCAAATCACTCAGAAGGTAACTCAAAAAAATGGATCTGTTTCAGATGAACCTGTAAAGTATCTTTACGTTCCAATGACAATGGGAACTCCAAGAGAAGTTCCTGAAGCAATGCCATTCTATCAAGGGCAAGAAAAAATTGTTCGTCTTCAATGGTCAAAAGATGGTCTTGAAGTTCTAGAAGTAGAAAAAGATGAGCGTTTTTCTGACAATGATCTTAACGACACACCAGTATTAACGATTCCAGGTAATCAATTATCTTACCGCTGTCGTGAAGATGCTTATGGTGAGTGTACAAATAATGAGGAAGTAAACTCTGAGCAAGAGTGGTACGACACAACTCACTTCAAACCAGATTTTGAAGGTCTAAAAGTTAAAGAAGTTAACGAACTTGACGTCTTTGCTCTTAGAAGTAGCTGTCTATCTCCAAACGGAACAAAACTTGTAGACTATGAAGTTCAACCTGGTGTTATCAACGTTGAACTTGAAAAAACTTATAAAGTTAACAAGTCTTGGAACTGTCTATGGACGAACTACATTAGAGATAATTTCTCTTACAATGGTTTCAAAGTTAGATTTTTCTATTCTCTCGTACGTCTTGATAAACTTGCTAGCCCAGGTTACAAGGCCGTTGACTACCCAACTCCTGACCATGATGAATTCGGTTACTTTAAAAACGAAGAACTTGTTCTTAAAGATGACTTTGATTCTCAAAGAAAAGAAAGAAAAATCCTTCTTAACCGTTGGAATCCAGAGAGAAATAATGGTGAACTCGTTTACCACCTTTCAGATTCATTCAACAAGCCAGAGAATGCACTTTTAAAGAAAGCAACTTACGATACAATTGAGGCCATGAACAATGGACTTAAAAAGATCGGAAGTCCTTTTACAATTAAATTAGAGGAGCCTTCTGGTAAGAAATCTGGAGACCTTCGCTATAACATGGTCGTTCTAATTGACGATCCACTAGCAAACGGACTTCTTGGATATGGGCCAACAGTAACAAACCCACAAACAGGTGAGATTGTTCAAGGTCACGTTAATATGTACGGTGGTGTTCTTAAGGCAATGACTCGCTCTGTTTATGAGTCAGCTGTAGATATTTCTATTGATGAAGTTAATGAGAAAAAAGGTGAATCAGTAGCACAAGTTCGCTTTGCTGTTGCACCATCTGCACTTGGTAACCTACCTGAGTCACTTGCTGTAAGTAATATTCAAACTCAAAAGGTACCACTACCAAGTCAAATTCAACCACTACCTACAAAGCAAGCTCCAGCAGTAGCATCAAAAAATGCTGAAGTTGCAAGTAGCAAAATGAATGTTCATGCACACTCGCATGCACTTAAAGGTAAATTACACAATCATGACCACCATGCCTTTGAAAGAAGAGCTCAAGAGCGTATTTCTACAACAAGAGATATGAGACTTGATATCGCTCAAAGCATGAACAAAGAAGAGCTTGATGACTTCCAAAAAGAAGTTCAAAAAGAACAAGAGCGTCTTAACCATTATGCAGAAAATAATGCTTATGCGACAGAGTTCTTCCAAGTTGGTGGTACAGCAAAAGTTATCTACCCAGAGCTTCTTGCTATCGCAGACATTAAGAATGAAGATGGAACACTTAAAAGATGGAACGAGCTTAGCGCTTCTCAAAAGAGCAAAGCTACAGATATCATTCTAGTTAAGTCTTACCGTTCAACTCTTGTTCACGAATTTGGACACAACCTTGGTCTACGTCACAACTTCATGGGATCATGGGACAAGGAAAACTTCTATACAAAAGAAGAAGCTAAAACAGAACTTGGTCTAGATGATGCTCCAGCATACTCTTCGATCATGGACTACGGATTTAGCCAATTCAACGAGCTTAATGCTTTTGGTAAATACGACCTAGCAGCACTTCGTTTTGCTTACAAAAGAGAAGTTGAAACAAAAGATGGTTCAATTGTAAAAGTTAAAGGGGCCGTTTCAGATCTAGAAAAAGAGCTTAAGGCCAATGGTCAAGAGCTTAAGTCATACCAATACTGTACAGATGAAAACGCTGGTCTTTCTTCTATGTGTAACCGTTTTGACGAAGGGACAAGCCTTGTTGAAATTGCTAACCACAGAATTAAGCGTTACAAAGATTACTACAAATACAGAAACTTCAGAGATGAGCGTCTTAACTTCTCTACTTACGGACTTGGTTCATACGTAGTATGGAGATACATCGAGCTCTCTGGAATTCGTGATATCTTTGAAGAGTATGAATTCTTCACAACATTCTTTGGAAAAGACCTTATGGCCCAAGGATGTTCACCACAAGATACGGCACAGTATCCAGTGTGTAAGCAAATCAACGACCGTCTAGAAGCGACTAAAATTGTTGGTAACTTCTTCATGGACGTATTAAAGACTCCAGATCACCTTTGTGCTGTTGTTAACACAGCTGATCCAAGAGTTGTTACTGAGTACAAGAAGCTTTCTGAAATCTATGATGACATTAAGTACACAATGTCTGACAAAGGTCGCTACGATGTTGTAACAAGCTGTTTCGATGAAGAAGTTGTTGCAAAACTTGCAGAAGATAGCCTCGTTCCTGTTGCAGAAAATGGAAAATTCCTAAACAGCTTCAGAGACACAAACCCAGAATACAAGTACTCATCAGACATCGCTGTTCGTGGATACTGGGTTGATAAAGTTATGGCAATGAGAATGCTTTTCAAAAGAGAGTGGTATAGACCATCAACTGACGATGAGCACATGGCCCTTGTTGATCTTCCATTTATTTATGAAGACGCTAAAAATGTAATTAATCACTTAGCAATGGGTGAACCAATGAATGCTCCTCTACCATTTACAATGGCAGATGGTCAGAAAGTTGTTCTTCCTTACGCTATTGCGAAAGACTACAAAATCAACAACCCAGAAGATGCTTTTGTATGGGTAAAGATGTTCCTAGGACTACCACTAACAGGTAAAGGAAACCTTATCGATACAACGCTTGCACAAATTGAGAAATCTGGTGTTGATTATGGTGAAGACTATAGAGATCAAGCTTACTTAACAGCTAACTACGCTTCAATTAGAAGACTAAACATCTACCTCTCTCTTGATCAAAGACCTGAGGGATTCTCTTACCTGAGAACAAATGATGATAGAGTTTATGCTGCTAATGAGAATAACACTGTTGCTTACTCGATGCTTTCAACTATCAATGGAAAAGAAGTTCTAGACAGTGCAAATAGCGAACTCATTACAAAAGTGCTTGAGCAAAGAATGAATCCACAAGCACCAGCAGAGTTAACAGATGCTCAAAAAGCATACTTCTCACTAGACGAATCTTGGCAAGTAGCTCTTATTAACTACGCAAACCAGGGTGCGCAGTTCACACTAGAGATCTTTTCTCAGCAATTTGGTGCTGAACAAGGACCACTACTGTTTGAGATCTACACAGCTGGAGCACAAGCGATGAGTGAAGTTGTTACAATCAAAGATCAGATTGCAAACACACCAAGCTCAGATGAAGAAAAACCACTCTTTGATCTACCTATTGCACTACTTTATAACTATGCAAATGGGTTTATCACTGATGCGCTTGTAGATTACTACAAAGCACAACTAAGAGTTCTTCCACGTCACCGTTACAGAAATGACGATGGAACAAGTGTCTTCTCTTTTCTATAG
- a CDS encoding redoxin family protein has product MKKLATITSLFLTLQSLAISPGQKAPSFTLIDQNNKEVTLSNFKGKTVVLEWYNKGCPFVRKHYDSSNMQKSQELAKEKGIVWLSIVSSAEGKQGHLTDASEALSQLNKEKSKASHLLLDTTGSVGKAYGAVTTPQMVLIDKNGIVQYQGAIDSIPSANPADIKDATNYIERAMLANLDGKEIRPSKTKPYGCSVKY; this is encoded by the coding sequence ATGAAAAAACTAGCAACAATCACCTCTCTCTTTCTAACTCTTCAATCTCTTGCCATCTCTCCAGGACAAAAGGCCCCCTCTTTTACACTTATTGACCAAAACAACAAAGAAGTCACACTAAGTAACTTCAAGGGGAAAACGGTCGTTTTAGAGTGGTATAACAAAGGTTGCCCTTTTGTTAGAAAGCACTATGATTCAAGTAATATGCAAAAGTCTCAAGAACTAGCAAAAGAGAAAGGAATTGTTTGGCTAAGTATTGTCTCTTCTGCAGAAGGTAAACAAGGCCATCTCACAGATGCAAGTGAAGCTCTATCTCAACTTAACAAAGAGAAATCCAAGGCCTCTCACCTTCTCTTAGATACTACAGGTAGTGTTGGAAAGGCCTATGGAGCAGTGACAACGCCACAGATGGTCCTCATTGATAAAAATGGTATTGTCCAATACCAAGGGGCAATAGATAGTATCCCAAGCGCTAACCCTGCTGATATAAAGGATGCGACAAATTATATTGAAAGAGCAATGCTGGCTAACCTTGATGGCAAGGAGATTAGACCATCAAAAACAAAGCCTTATGGGTGTAGTGTAAAATACTAA